The bacterium (Candidatus Blackallbacteria) CG13_big_fil_rev_8_21_14_2_50_49_14 region TTTTGCTTTTTCAAGCAAGCCCTCAATGTCCATCTAACACGCCAAAACGCAACTTATCCTGTTTCCGTATAACTCCACAAATCGGAGAATTATCTACCTGGTGTTTTTGTGCCAGAAGAATTCATCGCTTTCTGGATAACTCCACATATTGGAGAATTATCAACTCAAACGCCCTGTTCCTGCCATCACATCTATTCAGAAATCAGAGAATAAAAAATTACATCCTTAGGATACAATTCATTCGAAAAAGAATCAAGCCCAGTTAAGAGCCCCCTTAAATCGTCATATAAATACAAATTTTTAACAAAAATCGATTTTTTGTTAAAATGTATTTTTATTGTCATATTTTCACCCCCCGCCAGCCTGGTAAAATCGCGCATATCCTACAACTCAAAGTGTTGAATTCTTCCTCTTGCAGAATTCAACACTTTCTGTATAACATGAGTATACAGAGATTATACAGAGGAGAGAAGACAGATGTTGGCAGAAAAACAAGAAACAATCAAAACGCTAATGCCTGCATACCGCAAACTTTTAAGCACAAAAAGCATACACCCCCGCAACCACTTTTTCTACCAGCGCTGGCTGCGCTTGTATCTGGAGTATTGCCAGCAAGAGCAATGCTCACCACTTACTCAGAACAGATTGCGCCTTTTCTCGACCAAATTGCCCCACTCTTGAAATCTGATTTTCTCAGAAACCAGGCCAAAGAAGCAGTGCTCTTGGGCATTACTATGTTTCGCCCCACCCAGCCCCCAGCGTCTGGCCATGCTCAATAAACGGGCCTCGGCCCACAGTTTCAGGCACAGTTTTGCCTCCCATTTGCTCCAGGCCAATGTGGATATCCGCACGATACAAGAATTGCTTGGCCACTCTGATTTGCGCACGACCCTGATCTATACCCACACCGTTCCCAGCAGCACCTTGAAAGCGGCGATCAGCCCCCTCGATCTTGAGTCTTAGCCTGCATCGCGTTGCTTCCATTGGTGTGAATGCCCATGCCTGCGATGACGAAGCGGCAGAGCGCCTCTGGGCCCTCAGTGAAGAGCTGCTCTCAGCGCGCTGAGCCTGCCCGAACCCTTGACGTGGGCCCCCGCTTCAGGGGATGATAAGAAAGTTATGAGCGCAGAACATCTTACACATTCCCATTCACACCCCGATGCCAGTCACAGGCTTGAGCAGGCTTTGGATCTGCTCAAAGAGGCACGTCTGAAACTGACCCGCCCACGCAAAGCCCTGATTGAGGTTTTGGTGCGGGAACATGGGCCTTTCACGATTGAAGAACTGGCCCAAAAGATCCACGATACCCCCTGCGACCCCGCCACGATTTACCGCAATATGGACGCCTTTGAAGATTTAAACCTGGTGCGCCAATGTGATTTTGGCGATGGCATGGCCCGCTACGAAATGATTGGGGCCGACGAAGAACATCACCACCATATTATCTGCCGCAAATGCCGCAAGCTGGAACTGATCGATCTCTGTTTTGTTAAAGAATTGGAGAAACTTGTGCGCGATCGCGGCTATATTCAGGTCAACCACAGCCTGGAGTTTTATGGCATTTGTGCCGACTGTCAGGCAAAATCAGGGAAGTAGCCAAGCCGCTTTCAGGGCCTGGTATTCTGCCTCGGGCATTTGCACCAGAATCGGGTTTTTGGATTGATCCAGCCAATGCAGCAGGATCTCAATATTTTGTTTAGAAAGTGCAGTGCAACCAGAAGTACCACTGCCATCCCCTTTCCAGAGATGCACAAAGATGCACGAGCCTGAAACCCGGTCGGGGGGCGTATTGTGTTCCACGAAAAGGCCCCAGCGATAGGCTCCTTCATCGCGAAGGGCATCCAGCTTCATATTTTCATTGTCGCCGTCATGCTTCCAGTCGCGCTTGACCTGGTTCTGCTCCACAATCTGGTTATAATAAACCGATTCACGGGCCCCAATGCAGCGGGTCTCATCCTGCAGCAGCAGATAGGGCATTTTCAGCCAGGGTTTGACCGTTTCAGGCCGGGCCAACCCAAAGACCGTGCCCAGGCGAAAAACCCCAGCTGGGGCGCGTTTATCCCCTTCTTTGCGAAAAGCCTCTGGGGCCGCCAGGGCCTTGGAATGCAGCCCCTGGCCCCAACCCATGCCTTTTTTGCCCACAACCACGGGCATTGCTGAGCCCACGGCCTGCCAGGCTGTTTCGCTATTCGGGCGTTCAAAGCGTTGCAGTTTTGCCGGTACAGCGTTCCAATCGGCGCTAATCACGCGCAGCATTTGCTGCGATTGGGGGGGAATCGGGTTTTCAGGCAAGGGGCTGAGCAGGCCCAGACTCAGTGCCAAACCAGCAAGCAGGCCTGTCATAGGCTTTCCACAGGCACTTCAAACTGCTCAAAAAACTGGCGGCGCATGGGCTCAAGATATTTATCCCGCAATTTGGGCAGAAAATCTTGCAGGGTATTGCGCAACTCTTCAATCAGCTCGGGTTTTTCAAGCTTCAAACCACAGTAATTGAGCAGGCTGCTGTACCAGCCCTCCCAGGTTAAATCAAGCAGAATACCGGCCTCATGGCTGCGTTTGGGCTGAAGCTCCTGCACAAAAACCTCCACCAGCCCCGCCAGCATACCCCGCGCCAATTCCAAGAGCTGGGGCACTTCACTGCCCCCCTCCTGCAAGATAAAATGGGCGAGTTCATACACAAACCAGGTCAGGCGATCCGCAGGCAGATAGGCAAACGACTGCATCGCCTCGTGAATCGTGGTCTGGGCCACGGCCTCAAGCTGCAAGCGCTCTGAGCGACCCCGTTGAAAGACCTGTTGCACAAAACGCTCAATCCGCTTCAGGGTAGGCGCATTCAGGGTTGGGCGTTGCTCCTTGCGCAGCACATCCTTGCGCCAGCGCTCCTGAACATGCTGCCCAAACTGCGAAGTGCGCAGGGTATTTTCAGCGGGAATCTTGCTGTGACTGAGCAGCAGATCCGAAATCTGCTGGGTGGCCAGGGTAAACGAGACCCCTTTGCCGGTTTCATTTAAATGCCCAAAGCCTTTGCTGGTATCGGGCAAGACGATTTGGTTGGCAAAAACCGAGCTGCCGTGAAACACGCCATAGACATCGCGCATCACACTGCGGGCCCAGCCTTTGTTGAGGATATAAAAGACAAATTCCCAGTCAAAAGGGCTTAAATTCTTAACCGTATACTGGTCAGAGCGGGTCAGCGAAGCGCGCAGAAAATTGCGGATCAGTTTATTGGCACTCCATTCCAACGAAATCCGGTCAAACAGAAAACTCTGCTGCTGGTTTTCAAGCCGTTTCAAAGCCTGTTCCTGAATCGCGAAAAAGGAATTCGAGCTGCAGAACATATAATAAA contains the following coding sequences:
- a CDS encoding transcriptional repressor: MSAEHLTHSHSHPDASHRLEQALDLLKEARLKLTRPRKALIEVLVREHGPFTIEELAQKIHDTPCDPATIYRNMDAFEDLNLVRQCDFGDGMARYEMIGADEEHHHHIICRKCRKLELIDLCFVKELEKLVRDRGYIQVNHSLEFYGICADCQAKSGK